A single genomic interval of Aegicerativicinus sediminis harbors:
- a CDS encoding FAD-binding and (Fe-S)-binding domain-containing protein, whose translation MAITIKTSLSELSENLEGELYFDELSKTIYATDASVYRQKPLAVALPKTIADIQRLVTYAKNNNTSLIPRAAGTSLAGQVVGDGIVVDISKYFNNIISVDTINKTVTVQPGVVRDELNLYLQPFGLFFGPNTSTSNRCMIGGMVGNNSSGTTSIKYGVTRDKVVSLKTVLSDGSEVEFKSLSKNEFERKLNQSDLEGSVYREIFNSLSISGVKEQIKSQFPKNSIHRRNTGYAIDELIKTNAFQTNGPLFNMCDLLCGSEGTLAFTTEITLQLDDLPPNHGAMIAIHYKSVSNCLRSVAPLMKMDLYACEMMDKTILDCTRHNREQQENRSFIVGDPKAILMCEVRSNSSQSLENQIKLIIEEISSLNLSYATIVLKGDDINKANELRKAGLGLLGNLIGDEKSVPCIEDTAVAVEDLADYIDEFTELMNSFNQSPIYYAHAGAGELHLRPIVNMKTSKGVKDFKEITFSVAELVKKYQGSMSGEHGDGIVRSGCIDLMIGKENYEILKKIKTAFDPNNIFNPGKIVNPKPMDENLRYVPDRTEPNIETIFDFSDSLGILREAEKCNGSGDCRKLVSFGGTMCPSYRATRNEKDTTRARANALREVLTNSTKENKFDHHELKEVFDLCLSCKGCSRECPSSVDVSTLKSEFLHQYYKSNPISRRDWLVANNTEYLKWASNFSKIYNAVVGWNVTSNIMKWAIGLSKERSIPKLSNITLRDYYTKHYKSINNPIKTVYLFVDEFTNYLESHIGIDTIELLRRLNYEVKIVDHDESGRSFISKGVLEKVKICANRNIDIFKGLITKETPLIGIEPSAILTFKDEYPKLVTDKDSAKQIGNYTFLIDDFIDFEYKAGNILTSSFNLEEKHIVFHGHCHQKALADPKSSLEILDIPKNYKVERIPSGCCGMAGSFGLEKEHYEISMTIGEQTLFPTIRKNENSIIAANGTSCRHQIYDGTRREALHPISILRRALL comes from the coding sequence ATGGCTATAACCATAAAAACTTCCCTATCAGAACTTTCTGAAAATCTAGAAGGTGAACTTTATTTTGATGAGCTTTCTAAAACAATTTATGCGACCGATGCATCAGTATATCGGCAAAAACCTTTAGCTGTTGCATTACCAAAAACAATTGCCGACATCCAAAGGCTTGTTACTTATGCTAAAAATAACAACACTTCACTAATCCCACGAGCTGCAGGTACTTCTCTAGCTGGTCAAGTGGTAGGTGATGGCATTGTGGTTGATATTTCAAAATACTTTAATAATATAATTTCAGTAGATACAATTAATAAAACTGTAACCGTTCAACCAGGGGTAGTAAGGGACGAATTGAACCTATATCTGCAACCATTCGGTTTGTTTTTTGGTCCTAACACTTCAACCTCCAACCGCTGCATGATAGGGGGTATGGTGGGAAACAACTCTTCTGGAACCACCTCGATTAAATACGGTGTAACACGAGACAAGGTGGTATCCCTTAAAACAGTCTTGAGTGATGGGTCTGAAGTTGAATTTAAATCTTTATCTAAAAATGAATTTGAAAGGAAATTAAATCAATCGGATCTTGAAGGATCTGTTTACCGGGAAATATTTAATTCCCTATCCATTTCTGGAGTTAAAGAGCAAATAAAAAGTCAATTTCCAAAAAATTCTATTCATAGAAGAAATACAGGTTATGCAATAGATGAACTTATAAAAACTAATGCCTTTCAAACAAACGGTCCTTTATTTAATATGTGTGATTTACTATGTGGTAGCGAAGGAACCCTAGCATTTACTACAGAGATAACATTACAGCTAGACGATCTACCGCCAAATCATGGTGCCATGATCGCAATTCATTATAAGTCTGTTTCCAATTGTTTAAGGTCTGTTGCGCCTTTAATGAAAATGGACTTGTATGCATGTGAAATGATGGATAAAACAATTCTCGATTGCACAAGACATAATAGGGAACAGCAAGAAAACAGAAGTTTTATTGTAGGTGATCCCAAGGCAATTTTAATGTGTGAAGTTAGAAGTAACAGCAGTCAATCACTTGAAAATCAAATTAAGCTTATAATTGAGGAAATCTCCAGTTTGAATTTAAGTTATGCGACCATCGTTTTAAAAGGCGATGATATAAACAAGGCCAACGAATTGCGTAAGGCTGGTTTAGGTTTGCTTGGCAATCTAATCGGGGATGAGAAATCAGTTCCCTGTATAGAGGATACAGCAGTTGCCGTTGAAGATTTGGCAGATTATATTGACGAGTTTACAGAATTGATGAATTCCTTTAACCAATCACCCATTTATTATGCCCATGCCGGTGCGGGTGAGTTGCATTTACGTCCGATTGTTAATATGAAAACATCAAAAGGGGTTAAAGATTTCAAGGAAATCACATTTTCCGTAGCTGAGCTTGTAAAAAAATACCAAGGTTCTATGAGCGGGGAGCACGGAGATGGAATTGTAAGATCTGGATGTATTGATTTAATGATAGGAAAGGAAAATTATGAGATCCTGAAAAAAATAAAGACCGCATTTGATCCAAATAACATTTTCAATCCTGGTAAAATTGTTAATCCAAAACCTATGGATGAAAATCTCAGGTATGTTCCGGATAGGACCGAACCAAACATTGAAACAATATTTGATTTTTCTGATTCCCTAGGTATATTAAGGGAAGCTGAAAAATGCAATGGGTCTGGGGATTGTAGAAAATTAGTTTCATTTGGAGGAACTATGTGTCCGAGCTATAGAGCCACTAGAAATGAAAAAGACACCACAAGAGCTCGTGCCAATGCCCTTCGAGAAGTTTTGACAAACTCCACCAAGGAAAATAAATTCGACCACCATGAATTAAAAGAGGTTTTCGATCTATGCCTAAGCTGTAAAGGATGCTCTAGGGAATGCCCAAGCAGTGTTGATGTTTCTACCTTAAAATCCGAATTTTTGCATCAATACTATAAATCGAACCCAATTTCAAGAAGAGATTGGCTCGTGGCAAACAATACCGAATACCTAAAATGGGCTAGCAACTTTTCAAAAATTTATAATGCTGTTGTCGGTTGGAATGTTACTTCTAATATAATGAAATGGGCAATTGGTTTATCCAAGGAAAGATCCATACCAAAACTTTCAAATATCACCTTAAGAGACTATTACACTAAACATTATAAATCTATAAATAATCCGATTAAGACGGTTTATCTTTTTGTTGATGAGTTTACCAATTATTTAGAATCCCATATTGGCATTGATACCATTGAGTTGCTCCGTCGATTAAATTACGAAGTTAAAATAGTTGATCATGACGAGTCTGGAAGGTCATTTATTTCCAAAGGGGTTTTGGAAAAGGTCAAGATATGTGCGAATAGAAATATCGATATTTTTAAGGGTTTAATTACGAAGGAAACCCCTTTAATTGGAATTGAACCTTCCGCAATTTTAACCTTTAAGGATGAATATCCTAAATTGGTTACAGATAAAGATTCCGCTAAGCAGATAGGTAACTACACATTCCTAATTGATGATTTCATTGATTTTGAATATAAGGCAGGAAACATTCTAACGTCTTCCTTTAATTTGGAGGAAAAACATATAGTATTTCATGGACATTGCCACCAAAAAGCATTGGCAGATCCAAAATCTAGCTTAGAGATATTAGATATACCCAAAAATTATAAAGTTGAAAGAATTCCATCAGGCTGCTGTGGAATGGCTGGAAGTTTTGGGTTGGAAAAGGAGCATTACGAAATTAGTATGACTATAGGGGAACAAACCTTATTTCCAACCATAAGAAAAAATGAAAATTCAATTATTGCTGCAAATGGTACTAGTTGTAGACATCAAATTTATGATGGAACTAGGAGGGAAGCATTACACCCTATTTCAATTTTAAGAAGAGCTTTACTCTAA
- the bshA gene encoding N-acetyl-alpha-D-glucosaminyl L-malate synthase BshA gives MRIGIVCYPTFGGSGVVATELGLELAKKGHHIHFITYSQPVRLELLSHNVHYHEVNVPEYPLFHYQPYELALSSKLVDMVKLHKIEILHVHYAIPHAYAAYMAKKMLQEEGIYIPIVTTLHGTDITLVGSHPFYKPAVTFSINKSDAVTSVSQSLKEDTLRLFDIKREIEVIPNFIDLDKYKFLFTDCQREMMANEKQKIITHISNFRKVKQIPNIIRIFNNIQKKMPAKLLLVGEGPEREGAEKLCEDLGIAEKVIFLGNSNEIDKILCFSDLFLLPSLTESFGLAALEAMASGVPVISSNSGGIPELNEHGVSGFLSNPHDIEDMSKNAIYILEDEARLKKFKKQAKEVANRFDLHNIVPLYEKIYLKTLKSSYSMN, from the coding sequence ATGCGAATAGGAATTGTTTGTTATCCGACATTTGGAGGTAGTGGTGTTGTTGCCACAGAATTGGGTCTTGAATTAGCCAAAAAAGGGCATCATATTCATTTTATAACGTATAGTCAACCTGTTCGTTTAGAATTATTAAGCCATAATGTTCATTATCATGAAGTTAATGTTCCAGAATACCCCTTATTTCACTACCAGCCTTACGAATTAGCCCTTTCAAGCAAATTAGTAGACATGGTGAAGCTTCATAAAATTGAAATTCTCCATGTACATTATGCTATTCCTCATGCGTATGCGGCCTATATGGCTAAGAAAATGTTACAAGAAGAAGGAATCTATATACCAATTGTAACAACACTTCACGGAACAGATATAACCTTAGTCGGAAGTCACCCATTTTATAAACCGGCGGTAACTTTCAGTATCAATAAATCAGATGCCGTTACTTCCGTTTCACAAAGTTTAAAGGAAGACACCTTACGCCTTTTTGATATTAAGCGAGAAATTGAAGTGATTCCAAATTTTATAGATTTAGATAAATACAAATTTCTCTTCACAGATTGTCAGCGGGAAATGATGGCAAACGAAAAGCAGAAGATCATTACTCATATAAGTAATTTTAGAAAGGTAAAGCAAATACCAAATATTATAAGGATATTCAACAATATCCAAAAAAAGATGCCAGCTAAATTATTGTTGGTTGGTGAGGGACCAGAGCGGGAAGGAGCTGAAAAATTATGTGAAGATCTAGGAATAGCCGAAAAGGTTATTTTCCTAGGCAATAGTAATGAAATTGATAAAATACTATGTTTTAGCGATTTGTTTTTACTACCGTCTTTAACCGAAAGTTTCGGACTTGCCGCTTTAGAGGCAATGGCTTCAGGTGTTCCAGTTATTTCTAGTAATTCTGGAGGAATACCAGAATTAAATGAACACGGTGTTTCAGGATTCTTAAGTAATCCCCACGATATTGAAGACATGTCTAAAAATGCTATTTATATTCTGGAGGATGAGGCAAGATTGAAAAAATTTAAAAAGCAAGCAAAGGAGGTAGCTAACAGGTTTGATCTACACAATATCGTACCTCTTTATGAGAAAATTTATTTAAAAACGCTAAAGTCTTCTTATAGCATGAATTAA
- a CDS encoding N-formylglutamate amidohydrolase: MSKMSVDEIIDAIGNEKTFHAVSDDYSFIIKIESYVHFICGAVHDGHQFRKELWENCLLSEYERWYEEDPETLNMVRTHPITIAGLDSRFEYDLNRDPENAIYEDAWGKKMWKQPLSKEAKDFSLAKHTNFYKVVNALVSKIEQLFGRCIVYDMHSYNWRRWDRKVPTWNLGTSNIDNNRFGGMVEDWRASLSEMIFPNDIDTKAKVNDTFQGNGYFLKFITNNFSNTLVLATEISKVYCNELSGVIYLDIVSIVEEELKKRIPQHATIFIEKTKP, from the coding sequence ATATCTAAAATGAGTGTCGATGAAATTATCGATGCAATTGGTAATGAGAAAACTTTCCATGCCGTTTCAGATGATTATTCCTTTATAATAAAAATTGAGTCTTATGTTCATTTTATTTGTGGCGCCGTACACGATGGACATCAGTTCAGAAAAGAATTATGGGAAAATTGCCTATTATCTGAATATGAACGGTGGTATGAAGAGGACCCAGAAACGTTGAATATGGTTAGAACCCATCCAATAACCATTGCTGGTTTAGACTCCAGGTTTGAATATGATCTCAACCGAGACCCTGAAAATGCAATTTATGAGGATGCTTGGGGGAAAAAGATGTGGAAGCAACCATTAAGCAAGGAAGCTAAAGATTTCAGTTTGGCGAAACATACAAATTTTTATAAGGTCGTAAATGCGCTTGTTTCAAAAATTGAACAATTATTTGGTCGATGCATTGTTTACGATATGCATAGCTATAATTGGAGGCGCTGGGATAGAAAGGTGCCTACATGGAATTTGGGCACATCGAACATTGACAACAATCGTTTCGGTGGTATGGTCGAGGATTGGCGCGCTTCACTATCGGAAATGATTTTCCCAAATGATATAGATACAAAGGCTAAAGTTAACGATACCTTTCAGGGAAATGGCTATTTTTTAAAGTTTATAACCAATAACTTCAGTAATACACTGGTATTGGCGACAGAGATTTCCAAAGTCTATTGCAACGAATTAAGCGGCGTAATTTACCTAGACATAGTAAGTATAGTTGAAGAGGAACTTAAAAAAAGGATACCCCAACACGCCACTATCTTTATCGAGAAAACCAAACCTTGA
- the aroC gene encoding chorismate synthase, translating to MAGNSYGTLFKITTFGESHGVAIGGVIDGCPAGLTINFEAIQHELDRRKPGQSKIVTQRKEPDEVEFLSGIFEGKTTGTPIGFNIRNTNQKSKDYSHIKDIYRPSHADYTYEKKYGLRDYRGGGRSSARETACRVVAGAIAKQLLSNIEINAYVSAVGSIKLTKNYQELDLSNTENNIIRCPDDATAEQMIQLINETRKKGDTVGGIITCVLKNVPIGLGEPVFDKLHAELGKAMLSINAVKGFEYGSGFDGAKMFGSDHNDLFNNDGSTKTNLSGGVQGGISNGMDIYFNVAFKPVATLIQKQEALDSSGNLVEMQGKGRHDPCVVPRAVPIVEAMAALVLADFYLRNKIY from the coding sequence ATGGCTGGGAATTCTTACGGAACCTTATTTAAAATAACCACTTTCGGTGAATCTCATGGAGTAGCAATAGGAGGTGTAATCGATGGCTGCCCTGCTGGTTTAACTATAAATTTTGAAGCTATTCAACATGAATTAGATCGCAGAAAACCAGGGCAATCCAAAATTGTTACACAGCGAAAGGAACCAGATGAAGTGGAATTTCTCTCAGGAATTTTTGAAGGAAAAACCACCGGAACTCCCATAGGTTTTAATATTAGAAATACCAATCAAAAATCTAAGGATTATTCCCATATTAAGGATATTTACCGCCCTAGTCATGCTGACTATACATACGAAAAGAAATACGGTTTAAGAGACTATAGAGGTGGTGGCCGCAGTAGTGCTAGAGAAACAGCTTGCCGTGTAGTTGCAGGAGCAATTGCTAAGCAGTTACTCTCAAATATTGAAATAAATGCTTATGTTTCAGCGGTTGGATCAATTAAATTAACAAAAAACTACCAAGAATTAGACCTTTCTAATACTGAGAATAACATAATCCGTTGCCCTGATGATGCCACAGCGGAACAAATGATACAGCTGATAAATGAAACCCGAAAAAAAGGGGATACTGTTGGTGGAATTATAACATGTGTTTTAAAAAATGTACCCATTGGCTTAGGAGAACCTGTTTTCGATAAACTTCATGCAGAATTAGGCAAGGCAATGCTTTCTATAAATGCAGTAAAGGGTTTTGAATATGGAAGCGGATTTGATGGAGCTAAAATGTTCGGAAGTGACCATAATGATCTTTTTAATAACGACGGAAGCACTAAGACTAATTTGTCTGGAGGGGTCCAAGGGGGTATAAGCAATGGAATGGATATTTATTTCAATGTGGCATTTAAACCCGTTGCAACACTCATACAAAAGCAAGAAGCTTTAGATTCTTCAGGTAATCTGGTTGAAATGCAGGGGAAAGGTCGTCATGACCCATGTGTGGTCCCTAGGGCAGTTCCGATTGTGGAGGCAATGGCTGCTTTGGTTTTAGCAGATTTTTATTTAAGAAATAAAATCTACTAA
- a CDS encoding dicarboxylate/amino acid:cation symporter, with the protein MKKLALHWQILIGMVAGVVFALIMANIDWGKTFIVNWIKPFGTIFINLLKLIAVPLILASLIKGVSDLKDISKLSQMGGRTIITYLITTVVAVSIGLAIVNIIQPGYSITEDTRNELVESYKGDADSRIAQAEEQKNAGPLKALEDLVPSNIFKAASDNGNMLQVIFFAIFFGIGLILIPENTAKPVKQFFDGFNEVILKLIDLIMLAAPYGVFALLAALIVESPSADLFLALAWYAICVVIGLILMIFFYLLIVWIFTKKSPKFFMNGMSPAQLLAFSTSSSAATLPVTMERVEEHLGVEEEVTSFVLPIGATINMDGTSLYQAVAAVFIAQAFGMHLDLATQLGIVATATLASIGSAAVPGAGMVMLVIVLAQAGIPEAGLALIFAVDRPLDMCRTVVNVTGDASVSMIVAKSVGKLGEPKVKNWDDNYQH; encoded by the coding sequence ATGAAGAAACTAGCACTGCATTGGCAAATTTTAATTGGAATGGTTGCAGGTGTTGTGTTCGCGTTAATTATGGCGAACATAGATTGGGGAAAAACATTTATAGTAAATTGGATTAAACCCTTCGGAACCATATTCATCAATTTGTTGAAATTGATCGCAGTGCCCCTAATCTTGGCATCGCTGATTAAAGGTGTCTCTGACCTTAAGGATATATCCAAGCTTTCGCAAATGGGGGGTAGGACTATCATAACTTATCTTATAACTACCGTAGTAGCGGTTTCAATTGGTTTGGCAATTGTAAACATTATCCAACCAGGTTATTCTATAACTGAAGATACACGGAATGAACTGGTAGAAAGTTATAAAGGGGATGCGGATTCGAGAATTGCGCAAGCTGAAGAACAAAAAAATGCTGGACCACTTAAAGCTCTCGAAGACCTGGTCCCAAGTAATATTTTTAAGGCTGCAAGTGATAATGGCAATATGCTGCAAGTTATTTTCTTTGCAATTTTCTTCGGAATTGGACTAATCTTAATACCTGAGAATACCGCAAAACCCGTGAAACAATTTTTTGACGGATTTAATGAAGTGATTCTAAAATTGATAGACCTTATAATGTTAGCAGCTCCGTATGGAGTTTTTGCTCTTTTGGCAGCACTTATTGTGGAATCACCTAGTGCAGATTTATTCCTGGCATTGGCCTGGTACGCAATATGTGTGGTTATCGGTCTTATTTTAATGATATTTTTCTATCTACTCATTGTATGGATTTTCACTAAAAAATCACCGAAATTTTTTATGAACGGTATGTCTCCTGCTCAATTATTGGCATTTTCTACAAGTAGCAGTGCTGCTACTTTACCTGTAACTATGGAACGAGTAGAAGAGCATTTGGGTGTTGAAGAAGAGGTTACAAGTTTTGTCCTTCCTATAGGCGCTACCATTAATATGGACGGTACGAGTCTTTATCAAGCCGTTGCGGCAGTTTTCATTGCACAGGCATTTGGCATGCATCTAGATCTTGCAACACAATTAGGCATTGTAGCCACTGCAACTTTAGCTTCTATTGGCAGTGCTGCAGTTCCTGGGGCTGGCATGGTAATGTTGGTAATCGTTTTAGCACAAGCTGGTATTCCTGAGGCAGGATTAGCACTCATTTTTGCTGTGGATAGGCCATTAGATATGTGTAGAACAGTTGTAAATGTTACAGGAGATGCTTCAGTTTCTATGATTGTTGCAAAATCTGTTGGTAAACTTGGAGAACCTAAGGTTAAGAATTGGGACGATAATTACCAACATTGA
- the gshB gene encoding glutathione synthase, whose amino-acid sequence MSKLDNMNICFIMYPWDQIDPENDTSLALIKECVRRDHGVAMCTPSNLTIRDSVTTAFCKVIGRMDKVSRSLKTFYKQVKLRDEMLPLAGFDAIFFRANPPLDPIVLNFLDSVKNDVFIINSIQGMREANNKLYTAAFGDSHSNIIPNTHVSKNKDYLIKQIKESKADKMIIKPLNGFGGSGVILIEKSAMSNINSLLDFYISNGRDASNYVILQDYIEGADQGDVRVLMLNGEPVGAMRRVPGDDDHRSNVSAGGRVEKHTLSKEERALCKQIGPKLVQDGLYFVGIDVIGGKLVEVNVMSPGGITYINKVYKNKRRVEEKVIDFIESKVLDKLQAFNRRTRLRKTVDEA is encoded by the coding sequence TTGAGCAAATTAGATAATATGAATATCTGCTTCATTATGTATCCATGGGATCAAATCGACCCAGAAAATGATACAAGTTTGGCTTTAATAAAGGAATGTGTTAGAAGAGATCATGGGGTTGCCATGTGTACCCCTTCAAACTTAACCATAAGAGATAGTGTTACGACAGCTTTTTGCAAGGTTATCGGTAGAATGGATAAGGTCTCCCGAAGCCTTAAGACCTTTTATAAACAGGTGAAACTTAGGGATGAAATGCTTCCTTTAGCTGGATTTGATGCCATCTTTTTTAGGGCAAATCCACCACTAGATCCTATCGTGTTAAACTTTTTGGATTCGGTGAAAAATGATGTTTTTATTATCAACTCCATTCAAGGAATGCGGGAAGCAAATAATAAACTTTACACTGCTGCATTTGGGGATAGTCACTCTAATATCATCCCCAATACCCATGTTTCAAAAAACAAGGACTACTTAATAAAACAAATTAAGGAGTCTAAAGCAGATAAGATGATTATTAAACCTTTGAACGGTTTTGGTGGTTCTGGGGTTATTCTAATTGAAAAATCTGCCATGAGTAATATTAATTCCCTTTTAGATTTTTATATCTCTAATGGTAGGGACGCATCTAATTATGTAATCCTTCAAGATTATATTGAAGGAGCCGACCAAGGCGATGTTCGTGTGCTGATGCTTAATGGGGAGCCCGTGGGGGCTATGAGAAGGGTTCCTGGAGACGATGATCACCGATCTAATGTAAGTGCCGGTGGAAGAGTTGAAAAGCATACACTTTCTAAGGAGGAACGTGCACTTTGCAAACAAATCGGCCCCAAGTTAGTCCAAGACGGCCTATATTTTGTTGGTATTGATGTTATCGGCGGAAAACTTGTCGAAGTTAATGTGATGTCTCCTGGCGGTATTACTTACATAAACAAGGTTTATAAGAATAAAAGAAGGGTTGAGGAAAAGGTCATCGACTTTATAGAAAGTAAAGTACTCGATAAACTACAAGCCTTTAACCGAAGAACCCGATTGAGAAAAACTGTAGACGAAGCCTAG
- a CDS encoding UDP-2,3-diacylglucosamine diphosphatase, giving the protein MKKTRKVEVAVISDVHLGTIGCHATELLTYLNSISPKKLILNGDIIDIWQFSKRYFPKSHLKVIKRIMDMASEGTKVVYITGNHDELLRKFSGTEMGNISIQDKIVLNLDGKKAWIFHGDVFDHSIHKAKWLAKLGGYGYSLLILINRFVNWILVNLGKEKYSISKKIKNGVKRALKYVSDFETIAADLAIENGYDYVICGHIHQPKMLLKESSKGSTIYLNSGDWVENFTALEYQFKRWKVYNYNNDRLSPFYADQELKNMEFTDLIAAITILDKNKIKKELE; this is encoded by the coding sequence ATGAAGAAAACACGAAAAGTTGAGGTTGCTGTGATTTCCGATGTCCATTTAGGAACCATAGGGTGCCATGCAACAGAACTTCTCACTTATCTAAATTCTATTAGTCCAAAGAAATTAATTTTGAATGGGGATATTATTGACATATGGCAATTTAGCAAAAGATATTTTCCAAAATCTCATCTAAAAGTTATAAAACGTATCATGGATATGGCCTCTGAAGGTACCAAGGTGGTTTACATTACAGGAAACCATGACGAATTGTTGAGAAAGTTTTCTGGTACTGAAATGGGCAATATTTCTATACAGGATAAAATTGTATTAAACTTGGATGGTAAAAAGGCTTGGATATTTCATGGCGACGTGTTTGACCATTCAATACACAAGGCTAAATGGTTGGCAAAATTGGGTGGCTATGGTTATAGTTTATTAATTCTAATAAATCGATTTGTTAATTGGATTCTTGTAAATCTTGGTAAGGAAAAATATTCTATCTCAAAAAAAATAAAGAATGGCGTTAAAAGAGCGCTCAAATATGTTAGTGATTTTGAAACCATTGCTGCAGATTTGGCGATTGAAAATGGTTACGACTATGTGATTTGTGGTCACATCCATCAACCAAAAATGCTATTGAAAGAATCTTCTAAAGGGAGCACCATATATCTCAATTCTGGTGATTGGGTGGAAAATTTTACGGCCCTAGAATACCAGTTTAAAAGATGGAAAGTCTATAATTATAATAACGATCGCCTATCTCCTTTTTATGCTGATCAAGAATTAAAAAATATGGAATTCACTGATCTCATTGCGGCAATTACTATTTTGGATAAAAATAAAATTAAAAAGGAATTAGAGTAA